One Glycine max cultivar Williams 82 chromosome 6, Glycine_max_v4.0, whole genome shotgun sequence DNA segment encodes these proteins:
- the LOC100795900 gene encoding uncharacterized protein isoform X1 — translation MGEHVVLSVLDSLIAPATLQPQHDGDGDALGSLIEGATHVNDVGECDTLEEEEEEEEDLIKMVECRICQEDDTLQNLDIPCACSGTLKFAHTKCVQIWCYEKGDTICEICNQPFKPGYTANSPVCHPGDTSIDISDDWATTRNPLDLHNARLLAIAAVDYQVPETEHEDYVNAGTGGTTLWHSVGLILMALLLLRHAAPLFNADVEKAIAYFYFFFLGAAAVILPCYLVAWIIRIIQHQSNQLKNLHLCYRQRNNKVSSLQYHQDLFFTD, via the exons ATGGGGGAGCACGTGGTTTTATCTGTTCTTGACTCTCTTATAGCACCTGCAACTTTGCAACCACAACatgatggtgatggtgatgcTTTAGGTTCACTCATTGAGGGTGCTACTCATGTTAATGATGTTGGGGAATGTGATAcacttgaagaagaagaagaagaagaagaagacctTATCAAAATGGTGGAATGTCGCATTTGCCAGGAGGATGATACCCTTCAAAATTTGGACATACCCTGTGCTTGCAGTGGAACTTTGAAG TTTGCTCATACGAAATGTGTTCAAATATGGTGCTACGAGAAGGGTGATACAATTTGTGAGATCTGCAATCAG CCATTCAAACCTGGTTATACTGCAAATTCACCTGTCTGCCATCCTGGAGATACTTCAATTGATATCAG TGATGACTGGGCAACCACTAGGAATCCTTTAGATTTGCACAATGCTCGACTTTTGGCTATTGCAGCTGTGGACTACCAAGTTCCAGAGACTGAGCACGAAGATTATGTCAATGCTGGCACTGGTGGAACCACATTGTGGCACTCTGTTGGTCTAATT TTAATGGCTCTTTTACTTCTGAGGCATGCTGCTCCCCTCTTCAATGCTGATGTGGAGAAAGCTATAGCATATTTTTAT tttttctttcttggcGCGGCTGCTGTTATCCTTCCATGCTATCTTGTGGCCTGGATAATTCGCATAATACAGCATCAAAG CAATCAGCTGAAGAACTTGCATTTATGCTACAGGCAGAGGAACAATAAGGTTAGCAGTTTGCAGTATCACCAGGACCTGTTTTTCACTGATTAA
- the LOC100795900 gene encoding uncharacterized protein isoform X2, producing the protein MGEHVVLSVLDSLIAPATLQPQHDGDGDALGSLIEGATHVNDVGECDTLEEEEEEEEDLIKMVECRICQEDDTLQNLDIPCACSGTLKFAHTKCVQIWCYEKGDTICEICNQPFKPGYTANSPVCHPGDTSIDISDDWATTRNPLDLHNARLLAIAAVDYQVPETEHEDYVNAGTGGTTLWHSVGLILMALLLLRHAAPLFNADVEKAIAYFYFFFLGAAAVILPCYLVAWIIRIIQHQRQRQQSAEELAFMLQAEEQ; encoded by the exons ATGGGGGAGCACGTGGTTTTATCTGTTCTTGACTCTCTTATAGCACCTGCAACTTTGCAACCACAACatgatggtgatggtgatgcTTTAGGTTCACTCATTGAGGGTGCTACTCATGTTAATGATGTTGGGGAATGTGATAcacttgaagaagaagaagaagaagaagaagacctTATCAAAATGGTGGAATGTCGCATTTGCCAGGAGGATGATACCCTTCAAAATTTGGACATACCCTGTGCTTGCAGTGGAACTTTGAAG TTTGCTCATACGAAATGTGTTCAAATATGGTGCTACGAGAAGGGTGATACAATTTGTGAGATCTGCAATCAG CCATTCAAACCTGGTTATACTGCAAATTCACCTGTCTGCCATCCTGGAGATACTTCAATTGATATCAG TGATGACTGGGCAACCACTAGGAATCCTTTAGATTTGCACAATGCTCGACTTTTGGCTATTGCAGCTGTGGACTACCAAGTTCCAGAGACTGAGCACGAAGATTATGTCAATGCTGGCACTGGTGGAACCACATTGTGGCACTCTGTTGGTCTAATT TTAATGGCTCTTTTACTTCTGAGGCATGCTGCTCCCCTCTTCAATGCTGATGTGGAGAAAGCTATAGCATATTTTTAT tttttctttcttggcGCGGCTGCTGTTATCCTTCCATGCTATCTTGTGGCCTGGATAATTCGCATAATACAGCATCAAAGGCAAAGACAA CAATCAGCTGAAGAACTTGCATTTATGCTACAGGCAGAGGAACAATAA
- the LOC100796421 gene encoding protein EMBRYO DEFECTIVE 514, whose amino-acid sequence MAEEAAPKVVDPNTVVAAAAAAAVDMDVENIEAGDNGAEPNQKRAREEEEPLGDDDDVLKKQKVAEEKEQSVEEQRLEKRDEKEEKEAEKEEEEKEASGSVNLGFKSFVSSSEMFHYFYNFLHTWPQYLNVNKYEHLMLLELLKNGHAEPDKKIGGGVRAFQVRKHPTFKSRCFFLIREDDSADDFSFRKCVDHILPLPEEMHLKFDANKALGGGGGGGGKHYGGGKGGRGGRGGRGGGGRGGHGRGGKWRH is encoded by the exons ATGGCAGAAGAAGCAGCACCGAAAGTCGTCGATCCCAACACCGTcgtcgccgccgccgccgccgccgccgtgGACATGGACGTCGAGAACATCGAGGCCGGCGACAACGGCGCCGAGCCGAACCAGAAGCGCGCCAGGGAGGAAGAGGAGCCCCTGGGCGACGACGACGACGTTTTGAAGAAGCAGAAGGTGGCCGAGGAAAAGGAACAGTCCGTAGAGGAACAGCGGCTGGAGAAGCgcgatgaaaaagaagaaaaggaagcagaaaaagaagaggaagagaaggaaGCAAGTGGTTCCGTGAACTTGGGATTCAAGAGCTTCGTTTCTTCCTCGGAGATGTTTCATTACTTCTACAACTTTCTCCATACCTGGCCTCAATATCTCAATGTTAACAAG TATGAACATCTGATGTTGTTGGAGTTGCTTAAGAACGGCCATGCAGAGCCAGATAAAAAGATTGGTGGAGGGGTTCGGGCTTTCCAAGTCCGCAAGCATCCTACCTTCAAAAGCAGGTGCTTTTTCCTCATCAGGGAGGATGACTCTGCTGATGATTTTAGCTTCAGGAAGTGTGTGGATCACATTCTTCCCTTGCCGGAAGAGATGCATTTGAAATTTGATGCGAACAAGGCAttgggtggtggtggtggtggaggaggaaaGCATTATGGAGGAGGAAAGGGTGGCAGAGGGGGGAGGGGTGGACGAGGAGGAGGTGGACGTGGTGGTCATGGGAGAGGAGGAAAGTGGAGACATTAA
- the LOC100815615 gene encoding protein RKD1 produces MENQQLTFWKSNYDIDDYYPFAPTSQFSSYDYCGWGSAADGYHWPHEFPLQDSYLDAIPFMKFYYPHDILYETTLPIEPTSLSIQDYDFSDWNEIDGSDHKPVFSSCNDGESVSEMKEDLNAKKCREEKISSSAKMLSRTTVSQYFYMPISKAARELNVGLTHLKKRCRELGIQRWPHRKLMSLQTLIKNIQEQGEAEGHENDEKLRAAIEMLKREKRKVEEMPDLELEDNTRRLRQACFKANYKKRKLVGMRFIEPESSLSGLSNKY; encoded by the exons ATGGAGAATCAGCAACTAACGTTTTGGAAGTCCAATTATGATATTGATGACTATTATCCATTTGCACCTACGAGCCAATTTTCTTCATATGATTATTGCGGCTG GGGTAGTGCCGCTGATGGGTATCATTGGCCACATGAATTTCCTTTGCAAGATAGCTATCTTGATGCTATCCCTTTTATGAAGTTTTATTATCCTCATGACATTTTGTATGAAACTACTCTTCCCATTGAACCAACCTCACTAAGCATACAAG ACTATGACTTTTCTGATTGGAACGAAATCGATGGTTCTGATCATAAACCTGTGTTTTCATCATGCAATGATGGAGAAAGTGTAAGTGAAATGAAGGAGGATTTGAATGCTAAGAAATGCAGAGAAGAGAAAATTAGTAGCAGTGCGAAAATGTTGTCAAGAACAACTGTTTCTCAATACTTTTACATGCCAATATCAAAAGCAGCAAGAGAGCTCAATGTGGGCCTCACACACTTGAAGAAAAGGTGTAGGGAGTTAGGAATTCAGAGGTGGCCACATAGGAAGCTGATGAGTCTGCAAACCCTTATAAAGAATATACAA GAGCAAGGAGAGGCCGAGGggcatgaaaatgatgaaaaattaaGGGCTGCCATTGAGATgttgaagagagaaaaaaggaagGTGGAGGAAATGCCGGATTTGGAACTTGAGGATAATACAAGAAGGCTTAGACAAGCTTGTTTTAAGGCTAACTACAAGAAGAGGAAACTCGTGGGCATGAGGTTCATTGAACCTGAGTCTTCTCTTAGTGGTCTATCCAACAAGTATTGA